One part of the Eubalaena glacialis isolate mEubGla1 chromosome 19, mEubGla1.1.hap2.+ XY, whole genome shotgun sequence genome encodes these proteins:
- the TTYH2 gene encoding protein tweety homolog 2 isoform X3: MLAARVEYIAPWWVVWLHSVPHVGLRLQPVDSTFRPGDESYQESLLFLGLVAAVGLGLNLVFLAAYLVCVCCSPQNSAVQTKRRHPCCITWTAVVAGLVCCAAVGVGFYGNSEANDGVYQLIYSLHNANHTFSGIDVLVSGTTQKMKVDLEQHLARLSEIFATRGDYLQTLKFMQQMAGNVIVQLAGVPVRTEVTEELTELANQTGYVEYYRWLSYLLFFVLDLVLCLLACLGLAKSSRCLLASVLCCGVLALLLSWTSLAADTAVAVGTGDFCAAPDAFILNITEGQLRTEVTRYYLYCSQSTSSPFQQALTVFQRSLTSMQIQVTGLLQFAVPLFPTAEKDLLRIQLLLNSSESSLHQLMAMLDCRGLHKDYLDALTGICYDGLKGLLYLGLFSLLAALAFSTMICMGPGAWKHFATRDRDYDDIDDDPFNPQARRIAAHHPRRGQLRSFCSYSSGLGSQTSLQPPAQTISNAPVSEYMYGRAPRASPVPPPTHRAGSAGSTFGSREPGGEEASEASAVPSLQPGCQVGRPPGSI, from the exons ATGCTGGCGGCGCGCGTGGAGTATATCGCGCCCTGGTGGGTAGTGTGGCTGCACAGCGTCCCGCACGTCGGCTTGCGCCTGCAGCCGGTGGACAGCACCTTCAGGCCCGGCGATGAGAGTTACCAGGAG TCGCTGCTGTTCCTGGGGCTGGTGGCCGCCGTCGGGCTGGGCCTGAACCTCGTCTTCCTCGCGGCTTACCTGGTGTGCGTGTGCTGCTCCCCACAGAACAGTGCGGTGCAGACCAAGCGTCGCCACCCCTGCTGCATCACCTGGACGGCCGTGGTGGCTGGGCTCGTCTGCTG TGCTGCGGTGGGCGTTGGTTTCTATGGAAACAGCGAGGCCAACGACGGGGTGTACCAGCTGATCTACTCCCTGCACAATGCCAACCACACCTTCTCTGGGATCGATGTGCTG gtGTCTGGAACCACCCAGAAGATGAAGGTGGACCTCGAGCAGCACCTGGCCCGGCTCAGTGAGATCTTTGCCACCCGGGGAGATTACCTCCAGACGCTGAAGTTCATGCAGCAGATGGCGGGCAACGTCATTGTGCAGTTGGCAGGGGTGCCCGTGCGGACAGAGGTCACCGAGGAGCTGACCGAACTGGCCAACCAGACTGGCTACGTGGAGTACTACCG GTGGCTCTCCTACCTCCTGTTCTTTGTCCTGGACCTGGTCCTTTGCCTTCTCGCCTGCCTGGGACTGGCCAAGAGCTCCAGGTGCCTCCTGGCCTC GGTGCTGTGCTGTGGGGTGCTGGCCCTGCTCCTCAGCTGGACGTCCCTGGCCGCTGACACTGCTGTGGCAGTG GGCACCGGCGACTTCTGTGCGGCTCCCGACGCCTTCATCCTGAACATCACGGAGGGCCAGCTCCGCACAG AGGTGACCCGTTACTACCTGTATTGCAGTCAGAGTACAAGCAGCCCCTTCCAGCAG GCACTGACCGTCTTCCAGCGCTCGCTGACCAGCATGCAGATCCAGGTGACGGGATTGCTGCAGTTTGCTGTCCCGCTCTTCCCCACAGCAGAG AAAGATCTGCTCAGAATCCAGCTCCTGTTGAATTCATCCGAATCCAGCCTCCACCAGCTGATGGCCATGTTGGATTGCCGGGGGCTGCACAAG GACTACCTGGACGCCCTCACTGGCATCTGCTACGACGGCCTCAAGGGCCTGCTGTACCTCggcctcttctccctcctggcCGCCCTCGCCTTCTCCACCATGATCTGCATGGGGCCAGGGGCCTGGAAGCACTTTGCCACCAG GGATAGAGACTACGACGACATCGACGATGACCCCTTCAACCCCCAGGCCCGGCGCATCGCCGCCCACCACCCCCGTCGCGGGCAGCTTCGCAGCTTCTGCAGCTACAGCAGCGGCCTGGGCAGCCAGACCAGCCTGCAGCCCCCGGCCCAGACTATCTCCAATGCCCCCGTCTCGGAGTACATGTACGGCAGGGCTCCCAGGGCCTCCCCGGTACCTCCCCCGACACATCGGGCTGGATCTGCGGGCAGCACGTTTGGGTCCAGAGAGCCGGGTGGGGAGGAGGCATCCGAGGCCAGCGCGGTCCCCTCGCTGCAGCCGGGATGCCAGGTGGGAAGGCCCCCGGGGAGCATCTAG